A genomic stretch from Setaria italica strain Yugu1 chromosome VII, Setaria_italica_v2.0, whole genome shotgun sequence includes:
- the LOC101762642 gene encoding RING-H2 finger protein ATL63, with product MTFPLVCYCDAVPRPVAALFKLLHAVALMFVLVLCFLGLYEFPYNPEDHAPLINGRRRPPRDAPLPEAVKRRLPPVGFLELSLAPAAVARRGEDDEEASSSSSPPSGEPATCRVCLERLEATDEVRRLGNCAHAFHTRCIDRWIDMGEVTCPLCRSNLLPRRRAGLLGIGRARYG from the coding sequence ATGACCTTCCCGTTGGTGTGCTACTGCGACGCGGTGCCGCGGCCGGTGGCCGCCCTGTTCAAGCTCCTCCACGCCGTGGCGCTCATGTTCGTGCTGGtactctgcttcctcggccTCTACGAGTTCCCCTACAACCCGGAGGACCACGCGCCGCTCATCaacggccggcgccggcccccgcgGGACGCCCCGCTGCCGGAGGCGGTCAAGCGGCGCCTCCCGCCCGTTGGGTTCCTCGAGCTCAGCCtcgcgccggcggccgtggcgcgccgcggcgaggacgacgaggaggcatcgtcgtcgtcgtcgccgccgtcgggggAGCCGGCGACTTGCCGGGTGTGCCTCGAGCGGCTGGAGGCGACGGACGAGGTGCGGCGGCTGGGCAACTGCGCCCACGCGTTCCACACGCGCTGCATCGACCGCTGGATCGACATGGGCGAGGTGACGTGCCCGCTGTGCCGCTCCAAcctgctgccgcgccgccgcgccggcctaCTTGGCATTGGCAGGGCACGGTACGGCTGA
- the LOC101763053 gene encoding uncharacterized protein LOC101763053, which translates to MTDDRQLAAPAIEVLIQSMYHQTSLQIAVYKETPAASETSNPTKQQRRSTAQASSLIDRSAPATATTMTPASIDPCSDHSYELPLRRNLLLLLDLLGLLRFVAAVLLDRLGVVSCEGGGVQLPGRTWGRGGVRADYDDAAVERFIEAMLWAPRSPVTGTTRARTAALYRRRRRVAQPADDKDGGEGAAVCAICLAGLGAGGCETVVELGVCSHAFHAACIDAWAGTGEAATCPLCRAPMSLPTAWDDGRQGSCHASSPR; encoded by the coding sequence ATGACAGATGACAGGCAACTCGCAGCCCCCGCCATTGAAGTGTTGATCCAAAGCATGTACCACCAAACAAGCTTGCAGATCGCAGTTTATAAAGAAACGCCTGCTGCAAGCGAGACATCCAATCCAACCAAGCAGCAGCGGCGCAGCACCGCACAAGCGTCGTCCTTGATCGATCGATCCgctcccgccaccgccaccaccatgaCGCCAGCGAGCATTGATCCCTGCTCCGACCACAGCTACGAGCTCCCCCTGCGACGgaacctcctgctcctgctcgacCTCCTAGGCCTCCTCCGCTTCGTCGCGGCGGTGCTCCTCGATCGCCTCGGCGTCGTGTCGTGCGAGGGCGGCGGGGTGCAGCTGCCCGGACGGACCTGGGGGCGCGGAGGAGTGCGTGCCGACTACGACGATGCGGCCGTGGAGCGCTTCATTGAGGCGATGTTGTGGGCGCCCCGCTCGCCGGTGACCGGGACAACGcgggcgcgcacggcggcgctgtacaggcgacggcggcgggttGCGCAGCCGGCGGACGACAAGGACGGTGGCGAGGGCGCGGCCGTCTGCGCGATTTGCTTGGCGGGGCTGGGGGCCGGAGGGTGCGAGACGGTGGTGGAGCTGGGTGTGTGCTCGCACGCGTTCCACGCCGCGTGCATAGACGCGTGGGCCGGCACCGGCGAGGCGGCCACCTGCCCGCTGTGCCGCGCGCCGATGTCGTTGCCCACGGCGTGGGACGACGGGCGGCAGGGCTCGTGCCACGCTAGCTCGCCCCGGTGA